In Nocardia sp. NBC_00403, one DNA window encodes the following:
- a CDS encoding acetyl-CoA C-acetyltransferase, with protein sequence MTTKARSAKSTAKKAPRPVAIVGGNRIPFARSDKAYAHASNQDMFTAALDGLVSRFNLQGERLGMVVGGAVLKRVGEHGMVRESVLGSKLSPYTPAHDLQLACGTGLQAIVTVGDAIAAGRIDAGVGGGTDTTSDAPIGVSEGMREWMLDANRAKSNKDRLKLVGQLRPGMLGIEIPRNAEPRTGLSMGEHAAITAKEFGVAREAQDELAYLSHKNMAAAYDRGFFDDLITPFLGLTRDDNLRPGSTVEKLATLKPVFGVKAGAATMTAGNSTPLTDGASAVLLSSDEWAAERNLPVLAHLVDSEVAAVDYIHGPDGLLMAPTYAVPRMLARNGLTLQDFDYYEIHEAFASVVLATLQAWESDAYCKERLGLDGALGSIDRSKLNVNGSSLAAGHPFAATGGRIVASAAKMLAEKGSGRALISICAAGGQGVVAILER encoded by the coding sequence GTGACAACCAAAGCCCGTTCGGCGAAGAGCACGGCCAAGAAGGCCCCCCGCCCGGTTGCGATCGTGGGCGGCAACCGGATTCCGTTCGCCCGCTCCGACAAGGCCTACGCCCACGCCTCCAACCAGGACATGTTCACTGCCGCGCTCGACGGCCTTGTCAGCCGGTTCAACCTGCAGGGCGAGCGCCTCGGCATGGTCGTCGGCGGCGCGGTGCTCAAGCGCGTCGGCGAGCACGGCATGGTCCGCGAGAGCGTGCTCGGCAGCAAGCTCAGCCCCTACACCCCGGCCCACGACCTGCAGCTCGCCTGCGGCACCGGCCTGCAGGCGATCGTCACCGTCGGTGATGCGATCGCGGCCGGTCGCATCGACGCGGGTGTCGGCGGTGGCACCGACACCACCTCCGACGCTCCGATCGGCGTCAGCGAAGGCATGCGCGAGTGGATGCTCGACGCCAACCGCGCCAAGAGCAACAAGGACCGGCTCAAGCTGGTCGGCCAGCTGCGTCCCGGCATGCTCGGCATCGAGATCCCGCGCAACGCCGAGCCGCGCACCGGGCTGTCGATGGGTGAGCACGCCGCCATCACCGCCAAGGAGTTCGGTGTCGCCCGCGAGGCGCAGGACGAGCTGGCCTACCTGTCGCACAAGAACATGGCGGCCGCCTACGACCGTGGCTTCTTCGACGACCTGATCACCCCGTTCCTCGGCCTGACCCGCGACGACAACCTGCGCCCCGGCTCGACCGTCGAGAAGCTGGCCACCCTGAAGCCGGTCTTCGGTGTGAAGGCGGGCGCGGCCACCATGACCGCGGGCAACTCCACCCCGCTGACCGACGGCGCCTCCGCGGTGCTGCTGTCCAGCGATGAATGGGCCGCCGAGCGCAACCTGCCGGTGCTCGCGCACCTGGTGGACAGCGAGGTCGCCGCCGTCGATTACATCCACGGCCCCGACGGCCTGCTGATGGCCCCGACCTACGCGGTGCCCCGCATGCTGGCCCGCAACGGCCTGACTCTGCAGGACTTCGACTACTACGAAATCCACGAAGCCTTCGCCTCCGTGGTGCTCGCGACCCTGCAGGCCTGGGAGTCCGACGCCTACTGCAAGGAGCGCCTCGGCCTCGACGGCGCGCTCGGCTCGATCGACCGCAGCAAGCTCAATGTCAACGGCTCCTCGCTCGCCGCGGGCCACCCGTTCGCCGCCACCGGCGGCCGCATCGTCGCCTCCGCCGCGAAGATGCTGGCGGAGAAGGGATCCGGCCGCGCGCTGATCTCCATCTGCGCTGCGGGTGGTCAGGGTGTCGTAGCCATCCTGGAGCGCTAA
- a CDS encoding VanW family protein encodes MTSESSAGRDGHGRHESGEVGLRQLLESTRSPLPDASTGWADDSTPTQPLRTTARVQPPRRPPVSEAATERWSRRQEPRPQSQPEVSGSPKAPLVKKIGIGIGAFIAVAGSVYVADLLLSAGEVPRGVEVAGVSVGGLDTATADTRLRAVLGPRSGHELPVQIADMQTKLLPSTAGLEVDWATTWERIGSQPLNPVTRLTSLFTTRAVPIASVVDNSALDRQLTALRVHDRPTVEGTIRFEGGRPVAVPPVPGRVLDEPAARAALIDNWIYGTLIDLPETAAPMTVRPEAVDRALREVAEPAVRAPITFAGNGAAAKLEPEQIATILSFAPDGNGGLAATFNQELATGLLAPQLAASEVEAKDATFSLAGGAAKVVPAIVGDKINWPKTLEQLPNLVVMPQERTAHAVYEKVDPKLTTEAAQGLGVTDVMGQFTTNGFSGPSGVNIRVVARKVNGAIVKPGDTFSLNDFTGPRGTAEGYVESGIIDHGRPSTAVGGGISQFATTLYNASYFAGLEDAGHTEHSYYISRYPAAREATVFDGAIDLRFRNNTPNGVYIETLTTDSDVTVRLWGTKTVDVESITGERDKPTEPKTVTLPKGKDCIASEGAPGFTVSDTRVITDHKTGREVSRATRTVKYDPIPVVKCE; translated from the coding sequence GTGACGAGCGAATCGAGCGCCGGGCGTGACGGTCACGGCAGACACGAAAGCGGCGAAGTCGGACTGCGTCAGCTCCTCGAATCGACCCGTTCTCCGTTACCGGACGCGTCCACCGGCTGGGCTGACGACTCGACGCCCACCCAACCCCTGCGGACGACCGCCAGGGTGCAGCCACCCCGTCGCCCGCCGGTCAGCGAAGCCGCTACCGAGCGCTGGTCTCGGCGCCAGGAACCGCGGCCACAGTCGCAACCCGAGGTGAGCGGGTCACCGAAGGCGCCCCTCGTCAAGAAGATCGGCATCGGGATCGGCGCCTTCATCGCGGTGGCCGGATCTGTGTATGTGGCTGACCTGCTGTTGTCCGCTGGGGAAGTGCCGCGCGGTGTCGAGGTCGCCGGCGTCAGCGTGGGCGGCCTCGATACCGCCACCGCGGACACCAGGCTGCGTGCAGTGCTCGGCCCGCGTTCCGGGCATGAACTGCCCGTGCAGATCGCCGATATGCAGACCAAGCTGCTGCCGAGCACCGCGGGGCTGGAAGTGGACTGGGCGACCACCTGGGAACGCATCGGCTCGCAGCCGCTGAATCCGGTCACCAGGCTGACATCACTGTTCACCACCCGCGCGGTGCCGATCGCCAGTGTGGTCGACAACTCGGCGCTGGATCGTCAGCTCACCGCGTTGCGGGTGCACGACCGGCCGACGGTCGAAGGCACCATCAGATTCGAGGGTGGCAGACCGGTAGCTGTGCCGCCGGTGCCGGGGCGGGTGCTCGACGAGCCCGCGGCGCGCGCAGCGCTGATCGACAACTGGATCTACGGCACGCTGATCGATCTGCCGGAGACGGCCGCGCCCATGACCGTCCGCCCGGAAGCGGTCGATCGGGCATTGCGTGAGGTCGCAGAGCCCGCAGTGCGCGCACCGATCACCTTTGCGGGCAACGGTGCAGCGGCCAAGCTGGAGCCGGAGCAGATCGCGACCATCTTGTCTTTCGCGCCCGATGGGAATGGCGGACTCGCTGCGACCTTCAACCAGGAGCTCGCGACCGGTTTGCTGGCGCCCCAGCTCGCCGCCTCCGAAGTGGAGGCGAAGGACGCGACATTCAGTCTGGCCGGTGGCGCGGCGAAGGTCGTTCCGGCGATTGTCGGCGACAAGATCAACTGGCCGAAGACGCTCGAGCAGCTGCCGAATCTCGTTGTCATGCCACAGGAACGCACCGCTCACGCCGTCTACGAGAAGGTCGACCCCAAGCTCACCACCGAGGCAGCACAGGGCCTCGGCGTCACCGACGTCATGGGCCAATTCACCACCAACGGCTTCAGCGGCCCCTCCGGGGTGAATATCCGGGTGGTCGCGCGGAAGGTGAACGGCGCCATCGTCAAACCTGGAGATACGTTCTCGCTCAACGACTTCACCGGCCCGCGCGGTACGGCCGAAGGCTACGTCGAATCCGGCATCATCGATCACGGTCGACCGAGCACCGCCGTCGGCGGCGGGATCAGCCAATTCGCCACCACCCTCTACAACGCCTCCTACTTCGCGGGCCTCGAGGACGCGGGCCACACCGAGCACAGCTACTACATCTCGCGCTACCCCGCCGCTCGCGAGGCCACCGTCTTCGACGGTGCCATCGACCTGCGCTTCCGCAACAACACCCCCAACGGCGTATACATCGAGACTCTCACCACCGACTCCGACGTCACGGTCCGGCTCTGGGGCACCAAGACCGTCGATGTCGAGTCCATCACCGGCGAACGAGACAAGCCGACCGAACCCAAGACGGTCACCCTCCCGAAGGGCAAGGATTGCATCGCCTCCGAGGGTGCCCCCGGGTTCACCGTGTCCGATACCCGCGTCATCACCGATCACAAAACCGGCCGGGAAGTCTCGCGTGCGACTCGGACCGTGAAGTACGACCCGATCCCTGTCGTCAAGTGCGAGTAG
- a CDS encoding carbohydrate-binding module family 14 protein has protein sequence MRGLRQQLKETIVRFVRVLVLPAATLLAGSGLLLAAASPALAERYADSVADYTCPKPDGYFEYPNDRSKYIECRGNTATIQSCPSGLIWNRTGEYCDWPASAGAAARRE, from the coding sequence ATGCGAGGTCTGCGACAACAACTGAAGGAGACGATCGTGAGATTCGTGCGTGTCCTCGTTTTGCCCGCTGCGACGTTGCTGGCCGGTTCGGGGTTGTTGCTTGCCGCAGCATCTCCAGCTCTGGCCGAAAGGTATGCAGACAGCGTTGCCGATTACACCTGCCCCAAGCCGGACGGGTACTTCGAGTATCCGAACGATCGAAGCAAATACATAGAGTGCAGGGGCAATACCGCGACCATTCAGTCATGCCCTTCGGGCCTGATCTGGAATCGCACTGGCGAGTACTGCGACTGGCCTGCCAGCGCGGGTGCGGCGGCTCGCCGAGAGTGA
- a CDS encoding DUF4185 domain-containing protein, which produces MNRSLPALARIGVLAVAFAVAFAGPAGADPNNVNPIPGLNGQPRGLPRLPGPAQAIFQVTGIDSPNHTQNVNVLGTDLGIMWDDGGGRMITAFGDSAGLGVPNLLAGSIWAWNSNVLFRSTTKDPANGIIFDSVVPNPLPSPKIPGIEISFIPTAGISVGGVQFMSMMSVREWGDHGKWATNFSTLAASGDGGRTWAQLTNTRRANVDGHEKFQQNAFLKDAGYIYRYGTPGGRNNPGFVSRAKEADIANIDGYEYWDGGAWQPGDANTAAPIVGDVAELSVLWNDYLGKFVMLTTDPANSVVMRTASAPQGPWGDPQVLVSGPSLPTAYAPMIFPYQTGRDLYFMLTVHTQYNVILLRTPL; this is translated from the coding sequence ATGAACCGCTCGCTGCCCGCTCTTGCCAGAATCGGCGTACTCGCCGTCGCATTCGCTGTCGCGTTCGCGGGTCCGGCCGGCGCCGATCCGAACAATGTCAATCCGATTCCCGGGCTCAACGGCCAGCCGCGCGGACTACCGCGGCTGCCGGGTCCGGCCCAGGCGATCTTCCAGGTGACCGGAATCGATAGCCCCAATCACACCCAGAACGTCAACGTGCTCGGCACCGATCTCGGCATCATGTGGGACGACGGCGGCGGCCGGATGATCACCGCCTTCGGTGACAGCGCCGGGCTCGGCGTGCCCAACCTGCTCGCGGGCAGCATCTGGGCTTGGAACAGCAACGTCCTGTTCCGCAGCACCACCAAGGACCCGGCCAACGGCATCATCTTCGACAGCGTGGTGCCCAACCCGCTGCCGAGCCCGAAGATTCCGGGCATCGAGATCAGCTTCATTCCGACCGCGGGCATCTCAGTGGGCGGCGTGCAGTTCATGAGCATGATGTCGGTGCGCGAATGGGGCGACCACGGCAAGTGGGCCACCAACTTCTCCACCCTCGCGGCCTCCGGCGACGGCGGTCGGACCTGGGCCCAGTTGACCAACACCCGGCGCGCGAATGTGGACGGCCACGAAAAGTTTCAGCAGAACGCCTTCTTGAAGGACGCGGGATATATCTACCGCTACGGCACGCCCGGTGGCCGCAACAACCCCGGATTCGTCTCAAGGGCAAAGGAAGCCGATATCGCGAATATCGACGGCTATGAATATTGGGACGGCGGCGCATGGCAGCCCGGTGACGCGAATACCGCGGCGCCGATCGTCGGGGATGTCGCCGAGCTGTCGGTGCTGTGGAACGACTATCTCGGCAAGTTCGTCATGCTCACCACCGACCCGGCCAATTCCGTTGTCATGCGCACCGCGTCGGCTCCACAGGGCCCATGGGGCGATCCGCAGGTTCTCGTGAGCGGGCCATCATTGCCGACTGCCTACGCGCCCATGATCTTTCCGTACCAGACCGGGCGGGACCTCTACTTCATGCTGACCGTGCACACTCAATACAACGTGATCCTGCTGCGAACTCCATTGTGA
- a CDS encoding IS3 family transposase (programmed frameshift), with the protein MAGRKRHSAEDIVRKLRRADELAAEGKTGEQIAAELGVSAATLYNWRRQFGGMDTDAAKELKELREQNTRLKRLLADAELEKDALREIAKGKILGPAAKRRAVDMLREVQSLSERFACKVVGLARATYRRIPVAATPADPDADLRAWLRAYATKHPGHGFRRAWAALRHDDGREVNKKKVHRLWKDEGLQVRAHSPRKRAGASSAPRIDADAPKVVWALDFQFDSTVDGKAVKIASMIDEHTRESVLHLVERSITAEKLVTELEKVFTARGGPPLVLRMDNGPEMISAALQQFCADRVGISYIPPGTPWNNGYIESFNRRLRAECLNRNHWTSLLEARVVIGDFKTEHNLRHRHSALGYLTPAEYAARCSHTHHPVACDIN; encoded by the exons ATGGCTGGTCGGAAGCGGCATTCCGCAGAGGACATCGTGCGCAAGCTGCGCCGCGCCGATGAGTTGGCCGCGGAAGGCAAGACCGGCGAACAGATCGCGGCCGAGTTGGGAGTGTCGGCGGCGACGCTGTACAACTGGCGCCGCCAGTTCGGTGGCATGGACACCGACGCCGCCAAGGAGCTCAAGGAGTTGCGGGAGCAGAACACGCGGTTGAAGCGGCTGCTGGCCGATGCGGAGTTGGAGAAGGACGCGTTGCGGGAGATTGCGA AAGGGAAAATTCTAGGCCCGGCTGCCAAGCGCCGCGCCGTGGACATGCTCAGAGAAGTTCAGAGCCTGTCGGAACGGTTCGCGTGCAAGGTTGTTGGGCTCGCCCGAGCCACCTACCGGCGTATCCCGGTCGCGGCGACCCCGGCCGATCCGGACGCCGATCTGCGGGCCTGGCTGCGCGCCTATGCCACGAAACATCCCGGCCATGGGTTTCGCCGTGCCTGGGCCGCGCTGCGCCACGACGACGGCCGGGAGGTGAACAAGAAGAAGGTGCACCGGTTGTGGAAAGACGAGGGGCTGCAGGTGCGGGCGCACTCACCACGCAAGCGGGCCGGCGCCTCCTCGGCGCCCAGGATCGACGCCGACGCACCAAAAGTGGTGTGGGCGTTGGATTTCCAGTTCGATTCGACCGTCGACGGCAAGGCGGTAAAGATCGCGTCGATGATCGACGAGCACACCCGCGAGTCGGTGCTGCACCTCGTGGAACGCTCGATCACCGCCGAGAAGCTCGTGACCGAGCTGGAGAAGGTGTTCACCGCCCGAGGCGGCCCACCGCTGGTGCTGCGCATGGACAACGGGCCGGAGATGATTTCGGCAGCGCTGCAACAGTTCTGCGCCGACCGGGTGGGTATCTCCTATATCCCGCCCGGGACGCCGTGGAACAACGGCTACATCGAGTCGTTCAACCGACGGCTGCGCGCCGAGTGCCTCAACCGCAACCACTGGACGAGCCTGCTCGAGGCCCGGGTGGTCATCGGCGACTTCAAGACCGAGCACAACCTGCGGCACCGTCACTCGGCGCTGGGCTATCTCACCCCGGCCGAGTACGCTGCCCGCTGCAGCCACACCCACCACCCCGTGGCCTGCGACATCAACTGA
- a CDS encoding helix-turn-helix domain-containing protein: MREDKALVPIGSSEIQQARDVKALVERLVGSASTSKTVDVVVGPNADQHVRMPAELAKLVMQVVDLVSRGCTITVGSIPNEVTTTTAAQMLRVSRPTLMKLIKDGKIASHKVGSHARLYSKDVLAYRRSQLAAQSKAFDELRALEDELGVID, from the coding sequence ATGCGTGAGGACAAGGCTCTCGTGCCGATCGGCTCCAGTGAAATCCAGCAGGCGCGCGATGTAAAGGCCCTCGTAGAGCGACTGGTCGGCTCGGCCTCGACAAGCAAGACGGTGGACGTGGTCGTCGGCCCAAATGCTGATCAGCACGTGCGGATGCCGGCTGAACTGGCCAAGCTTGTCATGCAGGTTGTCGATCTGGTTAGTCGCGGCTGCACGATCACAGTCGGCAGCATCCCCAACGAGGTCACTACCACTACCGCTGCGCAGATGCTACGAGTGTCGCGACCAACGTTGATGAAGCTCATCAAGGACGGCAAGATCGCGTCGCACAAGGTCGGCTCACATGCCCGGCTCTACAGCAAAGACGTGCTTGCCTACCGGAGAAGTCAACTGGCTGCGCAGAGCAAGGCATTCGATGAGCTGCGAGCACTCGAGGATGAGCTCGGCGTCATTGATTGA
- a CDS encoding PIN domain-containing protein: protein MVSGRVTRVLVDANILYSRTLRDWLSLLYLRGGHGMFEVLWTEDVMAEVVYHKRKDNPFLSDKQVGGIRRKIEETFGDGALIRGYHVDETLVYRDPGDAHIHAAAVHAGADIVLTANDKDFNNLDELPYEIYTADDFFELVDDSRPELVQIAMREQLVYWVRRDGKSLPEALKSAGAPEFGERIRRYLQNVDVARLLKGKLP, encoded by the coding sequence ATGGTCAGCGGGCGGGTAACCAGGGTCCTTGTCGATGCAAATATCCTCTATTCAAGGACCCTTCGTGACTGGTTATCGCTGCTGTACCTACGTGGCGGCCACGGCATGTTCGAGGTCCTCTGGACCGAAGACGTCATGGCTGAGGTCGTCTACCACAAGCGCAAGGACAACCCCTTCCTCTCCGATAAGCAGGTGGGCGGGATCCGTCGAAAGATCGAGGAAACCTTTGGTGACGGCGCCCTCATCAGGGGCTACCATGTCGACGAAACGCTTGTGTACCGTGACCCCGGAGACGCGCACATCCATGCCGCGGCTGTCCACGCTGGTGCCGATATCGTCCTGACAGCAAATGACAAAGACTTCAACAACCTTGACGAGCTTCCATACGAGATCTACACAGCTGACGATTTTTTCGAGCTTGTCGACGACTCCAGGCCGGAACTGGTACAGATCGCCATGCGGGAACAGCTCGTCTACTGGGTTAGGAGAGACGGCAAGTCCCTCCCCGAGGCGCTGAAATCTGCGGGCGCACCCGAATTCGGCGAACGCATCCGACGGTATCTACAGAATGTCGACGTTGCCCGCCTTCTGAAGGGCAAGTTGCCGTAG
- a CDS encoding SDR family oxidoreductase produces the protein MVEKHVVRNGEVDIAVFEQGNPAGPTVLLLHGWPDSHHLWNNVVPELTERFRVLSVDNRGHGESSNPPGTNAISVANFAADYVAVIEALGNGEPVHVLAHDWGSIAMWEVIARPDAQRLVASFTSVSGPSLAHTASWARSRLARPTPRNIALPLAQLGSFAYSGVFSLPVLPQAVIAAGMSEERWRTWLSRAEGAAPDQIHLAPTFKQDMANGLRIYRSTWATNPLRGRAQHTSVPVQIIIGTRDPAVRQSSYSDEDHWVDAVWLRVVQGGHWLPFSHPRLLASAAVELIDAMAGAPQSRALRRARMGVLRKPFEDQLVVITGGGSGIGRETALAFAEEGAEIVVSDIDITAAEATVALISRSDGRAHAYELDVSDEAAVRKHADRVIAEHGVPDVLINNAGIGQAGRFLDTSTEDFQRVLNVNLNGVVNGCRAFAGHMIERGLGGHIVNLSSMAGYMPQQGFTAYSTSKAAVFMFSDCLRAELAKHSIGVSTICPGIVHTNIVRNTRMSGVSPEEEARRQQRYDRLYQRRGYGPEKVARQIVRAVQKDRQVVPVTPEARLQYIIGRLAPGLVRFAAARVRLVR, from the coding sequence ATGGTCGAGAAACATGTGGTGCGCAACGGCGAGGTGGACATTGCCGTCTTCGAGCAGGGCAATCCGGCGGGCCCGACGGTCTTGCTGCTGCACGGCTGGCCCGATAGCCACCATCTGTGGAACAACGTCGTACCGGAACTCACCGAGCGATTCCGGGTGCTGAGCGTGGACAACCGCGGGCACGGCGAGTCGTCCAACCCACCCGGCACCAACGCCATTTCGGTGGCGAATTTCGCGGCGGACTACGTCGCGGTGATCGAGGCGCTCGGCAATGGCGAGCCCGTCCACGTGCTCGCGCACGACTGGGGCAGCATCGCGATGTGGGAGGTGATCGCGCGGCCCGACGCCCAGCGACTTGTCGCGTCGTTCACTTCGGTCTCCGGCCCCAGCCTCGCGCACACCGCGAGTTGGGCACGCAGCAGGCTGGCCAGGCCGACGCCGCGCAATATCGCGCTCCCGCTGGCACAACTCGGCTCGTTCGCCTATTCGGGCGTTTTCTCACTGCCGGTACTTCCGCAAGCCGTGATCGCGGCGGGGATGAGCGAAGAGCGTTGGCGGACCTGGCTTTCCCGCGCCGAGGGAGCGGCCCCCGACCAGATCCACTTGGCCCCCACGTTCAAGCAGGACATGGCGAACGGCCTGCGCATCTACCGATCGACCTGGGCCACCAATCCGCTGCGCGGCCGCGCGCAGCACACCTCGGTTCCGGTGCAGATCATTATCGGCACCCGCGATCCCGCGGTGCGGCAGTCGAGTTACTCCGATGAGGACCACTGGGTCGACGCGGTGTGGTTGCGCGTGGTGCAGGGCGGGCATTGGCTGCCGTTCTCCCACCCGCGACTACTCGCCTCAGCGGCCGTCGAATTGATCGACGCGATGGCAGGCGCGCCACAGTCGCGCGCCCTGCGGCGCGCGCGAATGGGTGTGCTGCGCAAGCCGTTCGAGGACCAGCTGGTGGTGATCACCGGTGGCGGCAGCGGGATCGGGCGGGAAACCGCCCTCGCCTTCGCCGAGGAAGGCGCGGAGATCGTGGTGTCGGATATCGACATCACCGCCGCCGAGGCGACCGTCGCGCTGATTTCCCGGTCGGACGGCCGCGCCCACGCCTATGAACTGGATGTCTCCGACGAAGCGGCAGTGCGCAAGCACGCCGACCGCGTGATCGCCGAGCACGGCGTGCCCGACGTGCTGATCAACAATGCGGGCATCGGCCAGGCCGGACGCTTCCTCGACACCTCCACCGAAGATTTCCAGCGCGTGCTGAATGTGAACCTCAACGGAGTCGTCAACGGCTGCCGCGCCTTCGCCGGTCACATGATCGAGCGCGGACTCGGCGGACACATCGTGAACCTCTCCAGCATGGCCGGTTATATGCCACAGCAGGGATTCACCGCCTACTCCACAAGCAAGGCAGCCGTTTTCATGTTCTCCGACTGCCTACGCGCCGAACTGGCAAAGCACAGCATCGGCGTCAGCACCATCTGCCCCGGCATCGTGCACACCAATATCGTGCGCAACACCAGGATGTCGGGCGTTTCGCCCGAAGAAGAGGCACGCAGGCAGCAGCGCTACGACCGCCTCTACCAACGGCGCGGCTACGGACCGGAGAAAGTGGCCCGGCAGATCGTGCGAGCGGTGCAGAAGGACCGGCAAGTCGTTCCGGTGACGCCAGAAGCACGGTTGCAGTATATCATCGGACGACTCGCCCCCGGCCTGGTCCGCTTCGCCGCCGCCCGCGTCAGGCTGGTGCGCTGA
- the gnd gene encoding phosphogluconate dehydrogenase (NAD(+)-dependent, decarboxylating) translates to MQLGMIGLGRMGGNIVRRIVKDGHTAVGYERKPERIDELTAELGTAKFQGATELADFVGKLETPRVVWVMIPAGATGAVIDQLAEVLEPGDIIIDGGNSRYHEDLVRAEQLRPKGIHYVDIGTSGGVFGLERGFCLMIGGEAEQVKYLDPLLKSIAPGVEAAERTPGRTGEPSAAEQGYLHCGPAGAGHFVKMVHNGIEYGAMQAYAEGLNILHKANIGANHDARFSAEETPLEHPEYYRYAIDIPEVTEVWRRGSVVASWLLDLTAGALYADPNLDSFDGRVSDSGEGRWTLDAAIDTGVPAPVLAASLFARFSSRGESLYADKMLSAMRQAFGGHNELPEQ, encoded by the coding sequence ATGCAGCTGGGAATGATCGGTCTAGGCCGGATGGGCGGCAATATCGTGCGCCGCATCGTCAAGGACGGGCACACCGCCGTCGGCTACGAACGCAAACCTGAGCGCATCGACGAACTGACTGCCGAGCTGGGCACCGCGAAATTCCAGGGCGCCACCGAACTGGCGGACTTCGTCGGCAAGCTGGAGACACCGCGCGTGGTCTGGGTGATGATCCCGGCAGGCGCCACCGGTGCGGTCATCGATCAACTGGCCGAGGTGCTCGAACCGGGCGACATCATCATCGACGGCGGCAACAGCCGCTACCACGAGGACCTCGTACGCGCCGAGCAGTTGCGGCCCAAGGGAATTCACTACGTGGACATCGGTACCTCGGGGGGCGTCTTCGGCCTCGAGCGCGGCTTCTGCCTGATGATCGGCGGCGAGGCCGAACAGGTGAAGTACCTCGATCCACTCCTGAAATCCATCGCTCCCGGTGTCGAGGCCGCCGAGCGGACACCGGGCCGCACCGGCGAACCGTCCGCGGCCGAGCAGGGCTACCTGCACTGCGGCCCGGCCGGTGCGGGCCACTTCGTGAAGATGGTGCACAACGGCATCGAGTACGGCGCCATGCAGGCCTATGCCGAGGGGCTGAACATCCTGCACAAGGCGAATATCGGCGCGAACCACGACGCTCGGTTCTCCGCCGAGGAGACACCGCTCGAGCATCCCGAGTACTACCGGTACGCGATCGACATCCCCGAGGTCACCGAGGTGTGGCGGCGCGGCTCGGTAGTCGCCTCATGGTTGCTGGACCTGACCGCGGGCGCCCTCTACGCCGATCCGAACCTCGATTCGTTCGACGGCCGGGTCTCGGATTCGGGCGAGGGCCGGTGGACCCTCGACGCCGCGATCGACACCGGAGTCCCCGCACCCGTCCTCGCGGCGTCGCTGTTCGCGCGATTCTCCTCGCGCGGCGAATCGCTGTACGCGGACAAGATGCTTTCGGCTATGCGGCAGGCCTTCGGCGGGCACAACGAGCTGCCGGAGCAGTAG